The Litorilinea aerophila genome includes a window with the following:
- a CDS encoding CHAT domain-containing protein, translating into MNGREELLLRSTGLRGVPRRFVLRLVHGDLVKRRAECFVVNHYPGLRVSGAARAVDQYTGGMLSAMAARGVFNGPPGAVYFVPAILTPLATNIIAVLSLGEYERFLRPDVGVPGAVQFIQERLRQIGHSLAVACAEVKLRDVASTLHGTGESAQIDPALAMQYFLAGYWQGLKESGEPGQTYWLTLVEIDGSKLEGVRAGIAAAIEAGQCGDLQPVGEMAGPQAGDGLIPWAWMGNLDTIQEPRRRFLPRHLRLGALLEGSGQFKLSIIGTGSADQVVFDRYPRPAIDDARQLLAETRQQAGAALQQIAQAESAGGDGERAALLAGKRAKVDADVRERVTALGRTLYNQLFNPDVAAGIRQRLATKDAQILLLRLDENTAGIPWELLDDGSGLFALTRRMGRQLELVGQVRQPPSRPVDSRGRLRVLLVANPTGDLPAIEEESRRILSALYALPGVEIQVKAFFGAEVRRRYVMAALNERYDVFHFAGHAYYHPQMPAESGLVLAGGDVLTADMMWSLAEPPALVFFNGCETAATPADRVAGGGRLSSELPLGSISALLRAGTRNFVGTQWPVEDVAAAEVAIACYAELARGESVGEALRRARLRTIEALGFAHLSWASYVLYGSPWNRLLEEDVF; encoded by the coding sequence ATGAACGGCCGTGAGGAGCTTCTCCTGCGTTCCACCGGCCTGCGGGGTGTGCCCCGACGTTTTGTCCTGCGCCTGGTCCACGGGGACCTGGTCAAACGGCGGGCCGAATGTTTTGTGGTGAACCACTACCCGGGCCTGCGGGTTTCGGGCGCGGCCCGGGCGGTGGATCAGTATACGGGCGGCATGCTCAGTGCCATGGCCGCGCGCGGGGTCTTCAACGGACCGCCGGGCGCGGTCTATTTTGTCCCGGCCATCCTGACCCCCCTGGCCACCAACATCATCGCCGTCCTCTCCCTGGGGGAATACGAACGCTTCCTGCGGCCGGATGTGGGCGTGCCCGGCGCAGTCCAGTTCATCCAGGAGCGGCTGCGCCAGATCGGCCACAGCCTGGCCGTGGCCTGCGCCGAAGTCAAGCTGCGGGATGTGGCCTCTACCCTCCACGGCACCGGCGAAAGCGCCCAGATCGACCCGGCCCTGGCCATGCAGTATTTCCTGGCCGGCTACTGGCAGGGCCTCAAAGAGAGCGGCGAGCCGGGACAGACCTACTGGCTCACCCTGGTGGAGATCGATGGGAGCAAGTTGGAGGGGGTACGGGCCGGCATTGCCGCGGCCATCGAGGCCGGCCAGTGTGGCGACCTGCAGCCGGTGGGCGAGATGGCGGGCCCCCAGGCCGGGGACGGCCTCATCCCGTGGGCGTGGATGGGCAACCTGGACACCATCCAGGAGCCCCGGCGCCGCTTCCTGCCCCGGCACCTGCGGCTGGGTGCGCTGCTGGAAGGGAGCGGCCAGTTCAAGCTCAGCATCATCGGGACCGGATCGGCGGACCAGGTGGTCTTCGACCGCTACCCGCGCCCCGCCATCGACGACGCCCGCCAGCTCCTGGCCGAGACCCGGCAACAGGCAGGCGCGGCCCTGCAGCAGATTGCCCAGGCCGAAAGCGCGGGCGGCGACGGGGAACGGGCTGCCCTCCTGGCGGGCAAACGGGCCAAGGTGGACGCGGATGTGCGGGAGCGGGTCACCGCGCTGGGTCGCACCCTCTACAACCAGCTCTTCAACCCGGATGTGGCTGCGGGCATTCGACAGCGGCTGGCCACCAAGGATGCCCAGATCCTGCTGCTGCGCCTGGATGAAAATACCGCGGGGATTCCCTGGGAGCTCCTGGACGACGGGTCGGGGCTCTTCGCCCTCACCCGGCGCATGGGCCGACAACTGGAGCTGGTGGGGCAGGTGCGCCAGCCGCCCAGCCGGCCGGTCGACAGCCGGGGCCGGCTCCGGGTGCTGCTGGTGGCCAACCCGACAGGCGACCTGCCCGCCATCGAGGAGGAGAGCCGGCGCATTCTGAGCGCCCTCTATGCCCTGCCCGGGGTGGAGATCCAGGTCAAGGCCTTCTTCGGCGCAGAGGTGCGCCGCCGCTACGTGATGGCTGCCCTCAACGAACGCTACGACGTCTTCCACTTTGCCGGCCACGCCTACTACCATCCCCAAATGCCCGCGGAGAGCGGCCTGGTGCTGGCCGGCGGCGACGTCCTGACCGCGGACATGATGTGGAGCCTAGCCGAGCCGCCTGCGCTGGTCTTTTTCAACGGGTGCGAGACCGCGGCCACGCCGGCCGACCGGGTAGCCGGTGGCGGACGCCTGAGCAGCGAGCTGCCCCTGGGCTCCATCAGTGCCCTGCTGCGGGCCGGAACCCGTAATTTTGTGGGGACCCAGTGGCCGGTGGAGGATGTGGCCGCGGCGGAAGTGGCCATCGCCTGCTATGCGGAGCTGGCCCGGGGGGAAAGCGTGGGCGAGGCCCTGCGCCGGGCCCGCCTCCGGACCATCGAGGCCCTGGGGTTCGCCCATTTGAGCTGGGCCAGCTACGTGCTCTATGGCTCGCCATGGAACCGGCTGCTGGAGGAGGATGTCTTCTGA
- a CDS encoding ribonuclease Z, with product MFELVFLGTSASAPSIQRGLSSAIVMANEHRFMIDCGEGTQRQILRSGLGFRRLDRILLTHGHLDHILGLGGLASTLGRWEALEELNIYGGASTLQRVHALMEVVFGAGQMPRVGISLNLLEPGLLFEGKQFTLTAFPVKHRGEGCFGFVFEEKTRRPFLADRAEALGIPHGPVRRELAQGHAVTLPDGRQIHPDQVLGEPQRGAKLCFVGDVSHTGPLHKVAEGADLLAVEATYLEADKALARQHGHITAAAAARLARNAGVKHLVLHHVSRRYTVQEILAEAQAIFPDTSVANDFDLFRVTKHKGVSWTNLRRC from the coding sequence TTGTTTGAACTGGTCTTTCTCGGCACCTCTGCATCCGCGCCTTCCATCCAGCGCGGCCTCTCGTCGGCCATCGTCATGGCCAACGAACACCGTTTCATGATCGACTGCGGGGAAGGGACCCAGCGCCAGATCCTGCGCAGCGGCCTGGGCTTTCGGCGCCTGGATCGCATCTTGTTGACCCACGGCCACCTGGATCACATCCTCGGGCTGGGCGGCCTGGCCAGTACCCTGGGCCGCTGGGAGGCGTTGGAGGAGCTCAACATCTACGGCGGAGCCAGCACTCTGCAGCGGGTCCATGCCCTGATGGAGGTGGTCTTTGGTGCCGGCCAGATGCCCCGGGTGGGCATCAGCCTCAACCTGCTGGAGCCCGGTCTGCTCTTCGAGGGCAAACAGTTCACCCTCACCGCCTTCCCCGTGAAACATCGGGGAGAGGGCTGCTTTGGCTTCGTCTTTGAAGAGAAGACCCGGCGCCCCTTCCTGGCCGACCGTGCCGAAGCCCTGGGCATCCCCCACGGGCCCGTCCGCCGGGAGCTGGCCCAGGGGCATGCTGTGACCCTGCCCGATGGACGCCAGATCCACCCGGATCAGGTGTTGGGCGAGCCCCAGCGGGGGGCCAAGCTCTGTTTTGTGGGGGATGTGAGCCACACGGGGCCTCTGCACAAAGTGGCCGAGGGTGCAGATCTGCTGGCTGTGGAGGCCACCTACCTGGAGGCCGACAAGGCCCTGGCCCGGCAGCACGGCCACATCACCGCGGCCGCGGCGGCCCGCCTGGCCCGCAATGCCGGGGTGAAACACCTGGTCCTGCATCACGTCAGCCGGCGCTACACGGTGCAGGAGATCCTGGCCGAGGCCCAGGCCATTTTTCCGGACACCTCCGTGGCCAATGATTTCGACCTGTTCCGGGTGACCAAGCACAAAGGGGTGTCCTGGACCAACCTGCGGCGTTGTTAA
- a CDS encoding DinB family protein, whose amino-acid sequence MTARTKEQLLQELQRSQQNVVALLESMAPVQDWQPESVEWSFRYIAAHLATVEQKCYLQRVMRIASGERPYFSHFTNSGVNYSRCDLRDSLRRWIALRQKLIAFVRQLSERQLRLTGVHEAIGPLTVLDLLQEILEQDQGHFRHLLQLIDDYYEEQYGSRPGGPQGGRRGSQNGTSHHGPAHQRAR is encoded by the coding sequence ATGACGGCACGAACCAAAGAGCAACTGCTGCAGGAACTCCAGCGCTCCCAGCAAAATGTGGTAGCGCTGTTGGAATCCATGGCCCCGGTTCAGGATTGGCAGCCTGAGTCGGTGGAATGGTCGTTCCGCTACATTGCCGCCCATCTGGCCACGGTGGAGCAGAAGTGTTACCTGCAGCGGGTCATGCGCATTGCCTCGGGCGAACGCCCCTACTTTTCCCACTTCACCAACAGCGGCGTCAACTACAGCCGCTGTGACCTGCGCGACTCGCTGCGACGCTGGATCGCGCTCCGGCAGAAGCTCATCGCGTTCGTGCGGCAGCTCTCGGAGCGCCAGCTTCGCCTGACCGGGGTCCACGAGGCCATCGGCCCCCTGACGGTGCTCGACCTGTTGCAGGAAATCCTGGAGCAGGACCAGGGCCACTTTCGCCACCTCCTGCAGTTGATCGACGACTACTACGAAGAACAATACGGCAGCCGGCCCGGCGGCCCGCAAGGGGGCCGACGCGGCAGCCAGAACGGCACCAGCCACCACGGGCCGGCACATCAAAGGGCACGGTAG
- a CDS encoding thioredoxin family protein codes for MLTERLLILLFAALLLLGLWALWRLALAVRMRRLAAQPVPPALSRLVVPGRPQILYFTTETCAQCRFQQSPILIQLAAMTAIPVHAIDAVAQPELADYYGILTVPTTVFLDARLRPVAINHGLTSLQQLQEQATHALSAA; via the coding sequence ATGTTGACTGAACGACTGCTCATCCTGCTGTTTGCTGCTCTGCTTCTCTTGGGTCTTTGGGCCCTCTGGCGGCTGGCCCTGGCCGTACGCATGCGCCGCCTGGCGGCCCAGCCCGTGCCGCCGGCGCTGTCGCGCCTGGTGGTGCCCGGCCGACCCCAGATCCTCTACTTTACCACCGAAACCTGTGCCCAGTGCCGTTTCCAGCAGTCCCCCATCCTCATCCAACTGGCCGCCATGACCGCCATACCGGTCCACGCCATCGATGCCGTGGCCCAACCGGAACTGGCCGACTACTACGGCATCCTGACGGTGCCCACCACCGTCTTCCTGGATGCCCGGCTACGCCCGGTGGCCATCAACCATGGGCTCACCTCCCTGCAACAGCTCCAGGAGCAGGCCACCCACGCCCTCAGCGCCGCCTGA
- a CDS encoding DUF4395 domain-containing protein, whose amino-acid sequence MARKVDHTALRFNQACIITLLVLAFLLDQVWLVALVGAIMLVGTLWPRAGLFKLIYSRLLKPAGLLKPHLVEDEPQPHLFAQGVGALFLLASTLALVSQAAVLGWLLAGIVVVLAAVNLFLHFCLGCFIYYQLARRGIHIELAAWRAG is encoded by the coding sequence ATGGCAAGAAAAGTCGACCACACCGCGCTGCGTTTTAACCAGGCCTGCATCATCACCCTGCTGGTGCTGGCCTTCCTCCTGGATCAGGTCTGGCTGGTGGCCCTGGTCGGGGCGATCATGCTGGTGGGGACCCTCTGGCCCCGGGCCGGGCTCTTCAAGCTGATCTATAGCCGCCTCTTGAAACCGGCGGGTCTGCTGAAGCCCCACCTGGTGGAGGATGAGCCCCAGCCCCATCTCTTTGCCCAGGGGGTGGGGGCCCTGTTCCTGCTGGCCAGTACCCTGGCCCTGGTGAGCCAGGCTGCCGTGCTGGGCTGGCTGCTGGCCGGCATCGTCGTGGTCCTGGCCGCAGTGAACCTCTTCCTTCACTTCTGCCTGGGCTGTTTCATCTACTACCAGCTGGCGCGCCGGGGCATTCACATCGAGCTGGCCGCGTGGCGCGCTGGGTGA
- a CDS encoding PLP-dependent cysteine synthase family protein produces MARANGHVAPARVQASNILQQIGNTPLLDLSDFAHRLGVAPSTHFYAKAEWFNPGGSVKARAALYIVEAAERSGQLTRNKILIDSSSGNTGIAFALIGAVKGYQVHLVMPANVSQERKALVRAYGATLIESDPLEGSDGAIVKVRELVAAEPERYFYANQYNNPANIQAHYETTGPEIWQQTGGTITHFVAGLGTTGTFVGTGRYLKERNAAVQLVAVQPEDELAVIEGLKHLETAIVPGIYDPGLADRHVGVSAEATWEMTRRLAREAGLFVGLSAGAAVWAALQVARELDGGTVVTLLPDDGSKYVSLGIFD; encoded by the coding sequence TTGGCCAGGGCCAATGGCCATGTGGCCCCGGCCAGGGTGCAGGCCAGCAACATTCTCCAACAGATCGGCAATACGCCCCTGTTGGACCTGAGCGACTTTGCCCATCGCCTGGGCGTGGCGCCGTCCACCCACTTCTACGCCAAGGCCGAGTGGTTCAATCCGGGGGGCTCGGTCAAGGCCCGGGCTGCCCTGTACATCGTGGAAGCCGCCGAGCGCAGCGGCCAGTTGACCCGGAACAAGATCCTGATCGACAGCAGCTCGGGCAACACGGGCATCGCCTTCGCGCTCATCGGTGCGGTGAAGGGCTACCAGGTCCACCTGGTCATGCCGGCCAACGTCAGCCAGGAGCGCAAGGCCCTGGTCCGTGCCTACGGTGCCACCCTGATCGAATCCGATCCCCTGGAGGGCTCCGACGGCGCGATCGTGAAGGTGCGGGAGCTGGTGGCCGCAGAGCCGGAACGCTATTTCTACGCCAACCAGTACAACAATCCGGCCAACATCCAGGCCCACTACGAGACCACCGGCCCGGAGATCTGGCAGCAGACAGGCGGCACCATCACCCACTTTGTGGCCGGCCTGGGCACCACGGGCACCTTCGTGGGCACGGGGCGCTACCTGAAAGAGCGCAACGCCGCGGTGCAACTGGTGGCCGTGCAGCCGGAGGACGAACTGGCCGTCATCGAGGGGCTGAAACATCTGGAGACGGCTATTGTGCCCGGCATCTACGACCCCGGCCTGGCGGATCGCCATGTGGGCGTGAGCGCCGAGGCCACCTGGGAAATGACCCGCCGCCTGGCCCGGGAGGCAGGCCTCTTCGTGGGGTTGAGCGCCGGCGCCGCCGTGTGGGCAGCCCTGCAGGTGGCCCGGGAGCTGGATGGGGGCACCGTGGTTACCCTGTTGCCGGATGATGGCAGCAAGTATGTGAGCCTGGGCATTTTCGACTGA
- the moeB gene encoding molybdopterin-synthase adenylyltransferase MoeB has translation MSRLNRDQLLQKAKSEVQEISAQELKRRLDAGEDLTIIDVRERDEFVQGHLPGATFIPRGFLELQIEQHQPDRDKPIVVYCAGGVRSLLAARNLKEMGYTNTISLVGGFNGWKNAGLPFKVPRVLTEEQRIRYSRHTILNEVGEEGQIKLLESKVLLIGAGGLGSPAALYLAAAGVGTIGIVDFDVVDVSNLQRQVLHGNSDVGRPKVESAADRLRDINPDVKVVGYKEPITSHNALDIIREYDVVINGSDNFPTRYLVNDACQFLGKPLVDGSIFMFEGQVTVYQPARPEQGIEGGPCYRCLYPDPPPPGEVPSCAEAGVLGVLPGIVGSIQAIEAIKLILGIGEPLVGRLLMIDTLDMSFRVLKVHKDPNCPVCGEHPTVTELIDYEQFCGLPSRNGAQENLAQAPGRELIVA, from the coding sequence ATGAGTCGTTTGAACCGGGATCAACTGCTCCAGAAAGCCAAAAGCGAAGTGCAGGAGATCTCCGCCCAGGAGCTGAAACGGCGCCTGGATGCGGGCGAGGATCTCACCATCATCGATGTACGGGAACGGGACGAATTCGTCCAGGGGCACCTGCCCGGCGCCACCTTCATCCCCCGGGGCTTCCTGGAGCTCCAGATCGAACAGCATCAGCCAGACCGGGACAAGCCCATCGTCGTCTACTGCGCCGGCGGTGTGCGCTCCCTGCTGGCAGCCCGCAACCTGAAGGAAATGGGCTACACCAACACCATCTCCCTGGTGGGGGGCTTCAACGGCTGGAAGAACGCCGGTCTCCCCTTCAAGGTCCCCCGGGTCCTGACCGAGGAGCAGCGCATCCGCTACAGCCGCCACACCATCCTCAACGAGGTGGGCGAAGAGGGCCAGATCAAGCTCCTGGAGAGCAAGGTCCTGCTCATCGGGGCCGGCGGCCTGGGCAGCCCGGCTGCCCTCTACCTGGCGGCCGCCGGGGTGGGCACCATCGGCATCGTGGACTTCGACGTGGTGGATGTCTCCAACCTCCAGCGCCAGGTGCTCCACGGCAACAGCGACGTGGGGCGGCCCAAGGTGGAGTCCGCTGCCGACCGCCTGCGGGACATCAACCCGGACGTGAAGGTGGTGGGCTACAAGGAACCCATCACCAGCCACAACGCCCTGGACATCATCCGGGAATACGACGTGGTCATCAACGGTTCGGACAACTTCCCCACTCGCTACCTGGTCAACGACGCCTGCCAGTTCCTGGGCAAGCCCCTGGTGGACGGCAGCATCTTCATGTTCGAGGGGCAGGTGACGGTCTACCAGCCGGCCCGGCCGGAACAGGGGATCGAGGGCGGCCCGTGCTACCGCTGCCTCTACCCCGATCCGCCCCCGCCCGGCGAGGTGCCCAGCTGTGCAGAAGCCGGCGTGCTGGGCGTCCTCCCCGGCATCGTGGGCTCCATCCAGGCCATCGAGGCCATCAAGCTGATCCTGGGCATCGGCGAGCCGCTGGTCGGCCGTCTGCTCATGATCGACACCCTGGACATGAGCTTCCGGGTGCTCAAGGTGCACAAGGATCCCAACTGCCCTGTCTGCGGTGAGCATCCCACAGTGACCGAGCTCATCGACTACGAGCAGTTCTGTGGCCTGCCGTCCCGGAACGGCGCGCAGGAAAATCTGGCCCAGGCACCCGGCCGCGAGCTCATCGTCGCCTGA
- a CDS encoding MoaD family protein, protein MATVYVPTPLRRLTGGQSKIEVEGETIASLLQAADQQYPGIAERVLDEAGNVKRFVNIFVNDDEIRTLQGLETPVKAGDRVSIVPAMAGGQGELA, encoded by the coding sequence ATGGCAACCGTCTATGTACCAACACCCTTACGCCGCCTCACCGGCGGACAATCCAAAATTGAAGTGGAAGGAGAAACCATTGCTTCGCTCCTCCAGGCCGCGGATCAACAATATCCGGGCATTGCCGAGCGCGTGCTGGATGAGGCGGGCAATGTGAAGCGCTTCGTCAACATCTTCGTGAACGACGACGAAATCCGCACGTTGCAGGGCCTGGAGACGCCGGTCAAGGCGGGTGACCGGGTCTCCATCGTACCGGCCATGGCCGGAGGACAAGGAGAGCTGGCATGA
- a CDS encoding Mov34/MPN/PAD-1 family protein, whose translation MKPRAIPPVIVPADVYDAIIDHAREGKPEEICGVVRGRGLEAYEAVRGRNVAPERIENYEVDPQTLLLQFKFEEAGDEMMGVYHSHPVSVAYPSATDAWNAHYPECIYFICSLEYDDRPALRAFMMTPAPLPVPVETLAQELAFYETRPNLFAYYQPAHRSVPPALLDVVAQVPLPFYVVFYRHEDGTTEGRVVSVAEFPIQRV comes from the coding sequence ATGAAGCCACGAGCCATCCCGCCGGTCATCGTGCCGGCGGACGTCTACGACGCCATCATCGATCATGCCCGGGAGGGCAAGCCCGAGGAAATTTGCGGCGTGGTGCGGGGGCGCGGCCTGGAAGCCTACGAGGCCGTGCGCGGCCGCAACGTGGCCCCGGAACGGATCGAAAATTACGAGGTGGACCCCCAGACGCTGCTGCTCCAGTTCAAGTTTGAAGAGGCCGGGGACGAGATGATGGGCGTCTACCACTCCCACCCGGTCTCGGTGGCCTATCCCTCCGCCACCGACGCCTGGAACGCCCACTATCCCGAGTGCATCTATTTCATCTGCTCCCTGGAATATGACGACCGGCCGGCGTTGCGGGCCTTCATGATGACGCCGGCCCCCCTGCCCGTCCCGGTGGAAACCCTGGCCCAGGAGCTGGCGTTCTATGAAACCCGGCCTAACCTCTTCGCCTACTACCAGCCCGCCCATCGGTCTGTCCCGCCCGCGCTCCTGGACGTGGTGGCCCAGGTCCCGTTGCCTTTCTACGTGGTCTTCTACCGCCACGAGGATGGCACCACAGAGGGGCGGGTGGTTTCAGTAGCGGAATTCCCCATCCAGCGGGTGTGA
- a CDS encoding ABC transporter substrate-binding protein: protein MVESHPSKRTLSRRNFLRGVFFGASGVALAACVAPQAPQAAQTEAGGSGAAPAAQEAVTLSFLTQGGNDTAFLRYEPLIDNFQKANSAITIEPIWEPGGAIEIQTKLLTLIAAGDAPDVYWAHSYTNSGQAVRNIQLDLNPFLEADPDISGDDFLLAAWKDFQYEDRQIGFPRETTSTVMIYNVELFERHGLPLPTDNWTWADFLEAATAITEGDGPDKIYGTADWHLNRNTWIKMWQKGGDVLSEDRTKFTMNQEPSISQVREIQRWHHELGIHLPATVAEAGGFTTGDLFTTGKIGMFPQFSVFSNVMASEFPWDIAHLPTDPDDIRTTRVASAGHSVYSGTEHPDAAWQWIKYLGSEEAFRHWVEATGLNVPSLKVVAESLLETSADVLPEHAQIMLDAFEYGRPEPVAGDWIGIHREVQPALNSIYGVEKADPQQALDAIAARVEELAVYVPGV, encoded by the coding sequence ATGGTCGAATCTCACCCGTCCAAGCGAACTTTGAGCCGACGCAACTTTTTGCGCGGCGTGTTCTTCGGGGCAAGCGGCGTTGCCCTGGCTGCCTGTGTGGCGCCTCAGGCACCCCAGGCCGCCCAGACCGAAGCCGGGGGAAGTGGGGCCGCGCCGGCAGCTCAGGAGGCGGTCACCCTGAGCTTCCTGACCCAGGGGGGCAACGACACCGCCTTCCTGCGCTACGAGCCCCTCATCGACAACTTCCAGAAGGCCAACAGCGCCATCACCATTGAACCCATCTGGGAACCCGGCGGGGCCATCGAGATCCAGACCAAACTGTTGACCCTCATCGCGGCCGGCGATGCACCCGACGTCTACTGGGCCCATAGCTACACCAACTCTGGCCAGGCGGTGCGCAACATTCAGTTGGACCTGAACCCCTTCCTGGAGGCCGACCCCGACATCAGCGGCGATGATTTCCTGTTGGCGGCCTGGAAGGACTTCCAGTACGAGGACCGGCAGATCGGCTTCCCCCGGGAGACCACCAGCACGGTCATGATCTACAACGTGGAGCTCTTCGAGCGGCATGGCCTGCCCCTGCCCACGGACAACTGGACCTGGGCCGACTTTCTGGAGGCCGCCACGGCCATCACCGAAGGCGACGGCCCCGACAAGATCTACGGCACCGCGGACTGGCACCTGAACCGCAACACCTGGATCAAGATGTGGCAGAAGGGGGGCGATGTCCTCAGCGAAGACCGCACCAAGTTCACCATGAACCAGGAGCCCAGCATCTCCCAGGTGCGGGAGATCCAGCGCTGGCACCATGAGCTGGGCATCCACCTGCCGGCCACGGTGGCCGAGGCCGGCGGCTTCACCACCGGTGACCTCTTCACCACCGGTAAAATCGGCATGTTCCCCCAATTCTCGGTCTTCTCCAACGTGATGGCGTCTGAATTCCCGTGGGACATTGCCCACCTGCCCACCGACCCGGACGACATCCGCACCACCCGGGTCGCTTCGGCCGGGCACAGCGTCTACAGCGGCACCGAACATCCCGACGCGGCCTGGCAGTGGATCAAGTATCTGGGCAGCGAGGAAGCCTTCCGCCATTGGGTGGAGGCCACCGGCCTGAACGTGCCCTCCCTGAAGGTGGTGGCCGAGAGCCTGCTGGAGACCAGCGCCGATGTGCTGCCCGAGCACGCCCAGATCATGCTGGACGCCTTCGAGTATGGGCGGCCTGAGCCGGTGGCCGGCGACTGGATCGGCATCCACCGGGAAGTGCAGCCCGCGCTGAATTCCATCTACGGTGTGGAGAAGGCCGATCCCCAGCAGGCGCTGGATGCCATCGCCGCCCGGGTGGAGGAGCTGGCCGTCTACGTCCCGGGCGTCTGA
- a CDS encoding carbohydrate ABC transporter permease: MKRFRLWRSSPRGLLWTEARDAYIFILPWALGFLAFTAGPMLASLYISFTRWEIVTPSQWVGLAQYSKLMADDRFWLSLYNTSYYVFVGVPLHLFLALLAALAMNLNLRGIHIFRTAYYVPSLTPVVANSILWVWIFHPEWGLANAFLNWLGLEGLYWLQDPKLAKPALIIMSFWSIGGQMVILLAGLKGIPQELYEAADIDGANWWHRFWRVTLPLLTPALFFNLIIAIIGAFQVFTQAFIMTDGGPNYATLFYLLYLYRNAFENFRMGYASAMAWVLFIIVLIFTIIQFRLSDRWVFYEGELRK; the protein is encoded by the coding sequence ATGAAACGGTTTCGACTTTGGCGTTCTTCGCCCCGGGGGTTGCTCTGGACCGAGGCCCGGGACGCCTACATTTTCATTTTGCCCTGGGCATTGGGCTTCCTGGCTTTCACGGCCGGCCCCATGCTGGCTTCCCTCTACATTTCTTTCACCCGCTGGGAGATCGTCACCCCATCCCAGTGGGTGGGGCTGGCCCAGTACAGCAAGCTGATGGCCGACGACCGCTTCTGGCTGTCTCTGTACAACACCAGCTACTACGTCTTCGTGGGCGTCCCGCTCCACCTCTTCCTGGCCCTGCTGGCGGCGCTGGCCATGAACCTGAACTTGCGGGGCATCCACATTTTCCGCACCGCCTACTACGTCCCTTCGTTGACGCCGGTGGTGGCCAACTCCATCCTCTGGGTCTGGATCTTCCACCCGGAATGGGGGCTGGCCAACGCGTTCCTCAACTGGCTGGGGCTGGAGGGGCTCTACTGGCTACAAGATCCGAAGCTGGCCAAGCCGGCCCTCATCATCATGAGCTTCTGGTCCATTGGCGGCCAGATGGTGATCCTCCTGGCCGGGCTGAAGGGCATCCCCCAGGAGCTGTACGAAGCGGCCGACATCGACGGCGCCAACTGGTGGCACCGCTTCTGGCGGGTCACGCTGCCGTTGCTGACGCCGGCCCTCTTCTTCAACCTGATCATCGCCATCATCGGCGCCTTCCAGGTCTTCACCCAGGCCTTCATCATGACCGACGGCGGCCCCAACTACGCCACCCTCTTCTACCTGCTCTACCTCTACCGCAACGCCTTTGAGAACTTCCGCATGGGGTATGCGTCGGCCATGGCGTGGGTGCTGTTCATCATCGTCTTGATCTTCACCATCATCCAGTTCCGCCTGTCGGATCGCTGGGTGTTTTATGAAGGGGAATTGAGGAAGTAA
- a CDS encoding carbohydrate ABC transporter permease yields MSTISERKGPVPALAARPTASRWSRRRLSRLLWAGFWYLVLSFFGVVLALPLAWLVSTSLKTGAQTFLMPPKWIPDPIVWENYPQAFQAVPFAKYFWNTAQIVVLATVGTLLTASMAAFAFARLRFPFREPLFMLVLSTIMLPAIVTLIPTFIVFRTLKWINTILPLVVPFWLGGGAFNIFLFRQFFMTIPYDLDEAARIDGASNYRIYWNIVMPLSKPVIATIAVFSFIHHWNDFFQPLIYLQNPEKWTMAIGLLGFKDLYSTAWNLMMAASTAMILPLLVLFFFAQRYFVGGIQMSGLAGR; encoded by the coding sequence ATGTCCACCATCTCTGAGCGCAAGGGGCCGGTCCCGGCCCTGGCAGCCCGGCCAACTGCGAGCCGGTGGAGCCGTCGGCGGCTGTCCCGCCTGCTTTGGGCCGGTTTCTGGTACCTGGTTTTGAGCTTTTTTGGCGTGGTCCTGGCGTTGCCGCTGGCCTGGCTGGTCTCCACCTCGCTGAAGACGGGCGCTCAGACCTTCCTGATGCCGCCCAAGTGGATTCCCGATCCCATCGTCTGGGAGAACTACCCCCAGGCCTTCCAGGCCGTCCCCTTCGCCAAATATTTTTGGAACACGGCGCAAATTGTGGTGCTGGCGACGGTGGGCACCCTGTTGACGGCCTCCATGGCAGCGTTCGCCTTTGCCCGGCTGCGTTTCCCCTTCCGGGAGCCGCTCTTCATGCTGGTGCTTTCCACCATCATGCTGCCCGCCATTGTGACCCTGATCCCGACCTTCATCGTGTTTCGGACCCTGAAGTGGATCAACACCATCCTGCCCCTGGTGGTGCCCTTCTGGCTGGGGGGCGGCGCCTTCAACATCTTCCTGTTCCGCCAGTTCTTCATGACCATTCCCTACGACCTGGATGAGGCCGCCCGCATCGATGGGGCCAGCAACTATCGCATCTACTGGAACATCGTCATGCCCCTCTCCAAGCCGGTCATCGCCACCATCGCCGTCTTTTCCTTCATCCATCACTGGAACGACTTCTTCCAGCCCCTCATCTACCTGCAAAACCCGGAGAAATGGACCATGGCCATCGGGCTCCTGGGTTTCAAGGACCTTTACTCCACGGCCTGGAACCTGATGATGGCCGCGTCCACGGCCATGATCCTGCCCCTGCTGGTGCTCTTCTTCTTCGCCCAGCGCTATTTCGTGGGCGGCATTCAGATGTCCGGCCTGGCCGGCCGCTGA